A segment of the Corynebacterium resistens DSM 45100 genome:
CGAGTCTTCGCGGAGCGTTCAAAAGGCTTGACTAAAGTCCTAGCGTTTACCCTTCTTCTTAGGATTATTGGGCCGTACGCCAACCTTAGGGGCAGATGTGCGTTGAGCAGCTAGTTTAGCTTCTTTCTCCTCAGCTTCTTCGCGATCCATCTTTGCGAACAGTAACTTCTGCTGCGCTACCGTCCAGGCATTGTTAACAAACATGTAGATAGCAAGGCCAACCTGCCACATGAAGCCACCAGTTAGGTATAGCGCCGGCATAACCCACAGCATCATGCGTTGCATCATGTCCATCTGCATTTGCATTTGCTGCTGCCTTGGATCCGCATCCTTCTTAGGGTTCGCCGCCTGACGTTTCTTGGAACGGTCAATGCTCATGCGAGCAGTGAAGTGCATCATCACAGCAGAGGCGAGCATCAAAGGAACAATGATCAAGATGATGTTCATGCGGGAGAAGTCGATGCCCGCACCTTCGGGAGAGAACGCGCTGTAGTTGGCGGGATCCATCGAAATATAACCCGAAAGCGGACTTCCGAAAAGACGAGCATCCAGGAAGGATTGAACTTCGTCAACACCAAAGAAATAATTCGGCGTGTTACGAGTCTCCTGAACCGTCATTCCTGGGGCACCGAAGGAAGTTGCTGTGCGGTTAAAAGATCGCAAGACGTGGAACAGGCCAATAAAAATCGGCATTTGAATCAGCGCCGGAATGCACGAGGCGAGAGGGTTTACACCCATCTCCTTCTGTAGCTTCCGCATTTCAATCGCAAGTGTCTCGCGATCATTTTTGTGCTTGCGCTGAAGTTCTTGCATTTTAGGCTGGAACTCCTGCATCTTCCGTGAAGATCGCAACTGGTTGGCCATTGGTTTGATCAGGAAAATCCTGATAGTGAACACAAGGAACACAATTGCTAGTGCCCACGTCACACCGGAGGAGGGATCCAGCACAAAGCTGAAGAGCTTATGCCAGAACCACAGCACTCCAGAGATTGGATAATAAATAAAATCTAGCACGTCTAGAAAAACCTCCAAGGCAGTGCATTTACACGGTTAATATAGTTGCGGTCATAGATCTATCGAGAGCATTCTAAAGCCACCAGAATTACTCCGCCTGTTTGCGGCACCATCTATTTCCTTGACGCCGCGGTGGAACCGGATCCCACCCACCTGGGTGCCAAGGCCCGCAGCGGGCCAATCTTCCCAAAGCCATCAGCCCTCCTCGGAATAGACCGTGCCTGCCGAGGGCTACAAGAGCGTAATTGCTACAAGTGGGATCAAAACGACACGTAGGACCCATTTTAAGGCCTGAAAGATAATCTTGGTAAACCATGATGAGACGGCGTGCCCAATTCGCACGCAGACGATTCTCAGAGGGCTCTTTTGATGCAGCTGTGCACATCTTTCAAGATTTCCTCATAGGTAGCAGTTGCTGCTCGGGGTAAAGCACGCAAAACGATTGTTGTTCCCGGGGGACAGCTCTCCTCAATCTCTGCCAGCAGGGCGCCAGTCGCATGACGCAATCGACGCGAAACCGCGTGGCGTGAGACTGCGTTGCCTACCGCTTTAGAAACAACCAGACCTACGCGCGGGTGGGGGTCTGAAGAAAGAGGTAGTTGCGACGAACTCTTCAAGAAGGCAGACGTTTCACGTGAAACGCTCCCGTCAGAAGAAAGAAGCTCATTCCTAACTCGGCCGGTCGGTCCATGCAAGATGTATGCAACAACCGTCCGTGAGCCCTTCTTGCGACCATTGCGTACTGTTCTTCCGAACAAAGCGGAGGAACGCAGGCGGTACTCAGGTGGCAGCATGTGTCCTCCTTAGTGTGATCACACCTCTGTTGATCGCATCAATCAGTCGCGATCACGATCATGGACAAAGTCACGATTCAAGATATGAGCTTGGTCTATTGGCTTCATTGTTCGCATCTGCACACTGATGAAATCAGCCCATCACCCGAGTTACTGCAGACCAACGAGGTCAGTAGGAAAAATCCGCCAAATCGGAAAATTTCGTTGGAGCAACCCCAAGGCGCCTCATCTAACCATGAGGAAGCTTGTCAAATAAAAAACAGCTCGGACGTGACTTAGCCTCTACACGTGCTAAGTTACCTCCGAGCTAACGCTCAAGACCAGTATTACTGAGCTTTAAGCGGTCAAAGACTTACGACCCTTACGGCGACGTGCAGAAACAATTGCACGGCCAGCACGGGTGCGCATACGGGTACGGAAACCGTGAACGCGTGCGCGACGACGGTTGTTTGGCTGGAAAGTACGCTTGCCCTTGGCCACGGTACTTCACTCCTTACATCGGTTTGTGCACGCCCATAACCACTGCAACCGAGTAACGAAACCCGATCCGACGGTACGTCCGTGCAACTAAAGCTGGACATATGTCCCAACCCGGGTTCTCACTCCAGTGCATCGGCCTCACATTGAAAAGCTGACAGAACGAAAACGTTCACAGAAGCAATATTGCCGTATTGCTTCCCTGCGCTCATCACGTGATGCGAGCTCGAGGAACCAGCAGACTGGCACAACTTGAGGCAGTACGTTGTCGACGGGAAAAGCAGTGCCGAAACGTAATTGCCATAGACCCGTTAAGAATACGTCGAAACAGGGGGAATAGACAAATTTTAATTTGGAACTCGGTTTCCCCAGTACACAGCGGGAATTCCACAGCTCTGCTACACCCTGTGGATAACTTGGCTACCCCCAAACCTTAAACCTATCCTTTAACCCTAAATATTGCAGGTCACGGCTACATTCTGCAGTCAATTCGAGTTATCCACATGCAAAGGGTAACTTGGGGATAACATGTGAACGAAAGTTATCCACAGATGTGGACAAAGGTGTGGAAACGCTAGTCATTAACCAAATGAGCCTGTGAACCAAACAGTGGAGGAAGAGTGGAGAACAAGAAGTTGCTAACAGCATCATCTACCCCCACCGCATTCGAGTACCCCCATGCTCACTAGATCCCTATCACGACAGGTTACGGCACGCGTCTAGCCTGCCATCTGTATCAAAGCACTGCGGTGCTCAAGATTCATTGATGAACTGCACTCCTGAATACGCAAACTCTTTACGCTCAAGCAATCAAAAACCCAACGGAAACCGAG
Coding sequences within it:
- the yidD gene encoding membrane protein insertion efficiency factor YidD, whose translation is MCTAASKEPSENRLRANWARRLIMVYQDYLSGLKMGPTCRFDPTCSNYALVALGRHGLFRGGLMALGRLARCGPWHPGGWDPVPPRRQGNRWCRKQAE
- the rnpA gene encoding ribonuclease P protein component, whose product is MLPPEYRLRSSALFGRTVRNGRKKGSRTVVAYILHGPTGRVRNELLSSDGSVSRETSAFLKSSSQLPLSSDPHPRVGLVVSKAVGNAVSRHAVSRRLRHATGALLAEIEESCPPGTTIVLRALPRAATATYEEILKDVHSCIKRAL
- the yidC gene encoding membrane protein insertase YidC; translated protein: MLDFIYYPISGVLWFWHKLFSFVLDPSSGVTWALAIVFLVFTIRIFLIKPMANQLRSSRKMQEFQPKMQELQRKHKNDRETLAIEMRKLQKEMGVNPLASCIPALIQMPIFIGLFHVLRSFNRTATSFGAPGMTVQETRNTPNYFFGVDEVQSFLDARLFGSPLSGYISMDPANYSAFSPEGAGIDFSRMNIILIIVPLMLASAVMMHFTARMSIDRSKKRQAANPKKDADPRQQQMQMQMDMMQRMMLWVMPALYLTGGFMWQVGLAIYMFVNNAWTVAQQKLLFAKMDREEAEEKEAKLAAQRTSAPKVGVRPNNPKKKGKR
- the rpmH gene encoding 50S ribosomal protein L34, with the translated sequence MAKGKRTFQPNNRRRARVHGFRTRMRTRAGRAIVSARRRKGRKSLTA